One segment of Candidatus Acidiferrales bacterium DNA contains the following:
- a CDS encoding aminotransferase class I/II-fold pyridoxal phosphate-dependent enzyme — MNPATGAVANEARLSAKAAQFTESVIREMTRLAMAHNAVNLSQGFPDFAAPEEIKAAARDAIARDVNQYAITWGAKSLRNAIAEKFERQHGIAIDPEREITVCCGSTEAMMAAMMAIINPGDEVVVFEPFYENYGPDAILSGAAPRFVRLRAPEWTFDPDELSRAFSSRTKAIILNTPNNPTGKVFTRQEFETIRDLCIRHDAYLITDEIYEHMLYDGAKHIAGAAIDGMRERTITINALSKTYSVTGWRVGWAIAPPDVSSAIRKVHDFLTVGAAAPLQEAGAVALRFPDAYYVQLAQDYLVRRDRLLGILTDAGFRCFKPRGAYYIMTDISNFGFPNDVEFARYLVKEIGVAAVPGSSFYHDPADGAQQLRFTFCKKEFTLAEAEKRLEKLPLKNSSGRTPKF; from the coding sequence ATGAATCCCGCGACGGGCGCAGTGGCGAACGAGGCGCGTCTTTCGGCGAAGGCTGCGCAATTCACCGAATCGGTGATTCGCGAGATGACGCGGCTCGCGATGGCGCACAATGCCGTGAATTTGTCGCAGGGATTCCCCGATTTCGCTGCGCCGGAGGAAATCAAAGCCGCCGCGCGCGACGCGATTGCGCGCGACGTGAACCAATATGCCATCACCTGGGGCGCGAAATCTCTGCGCAACGCCATTGCGGAGAAGTTCGAACGCCAGCACGGAATCGCCATCGACCCGGAGCGCGAAATCACCGTTTGCTGCGGCTCGACCGAAGCCATGATGGCGGCGATGATGGCCATCATTAATCCCGGCGATGAAGTCGTGGTCTTCGAGCCGTTCTACGAAAATTACGGGCCGGATGCGATTTTGAGCGGCGCTGCGCCTCGCTTCGTTCGCCTACGCGCGCCGGAGTGGACGTTCGATCCCGATGAGCTTTCGCGCGCATTTTCAAGCAGAACGAAGGCGATCATTCTCAATACGCCGAATAATCCGACGGGAAAAGTTTTCACGCGGCAGGAATTCGAAACGATTCGCGATTTGTGCATCCGGCATGACGCGTATTTAATCACCGATGAAATTTACGAGCACATGCTTTATGACGGAGCGAAGCATATCGCTGGCGCAGCGATCGACGGCATGCGTGAGCGCACGATCACAATCAACGCGCTTTCCAAGACCTACAGCGTCACAGGATGGCGCGTTGGCTGGGCCATCGCTCCACCGGATGTCAGTTCCGCGATTCGCAAGGTGCACGATTTTTTGACCGTTGGCGCCGCCGCACCATTGCAGGAAGCGGGCGCTGTGGCGCTGCGGTTTCCCGATGCGTATTACGTGCAACTCGCGCAGGATTATCTCGTCCGGCGGGACCGCTTGCTCGGAATCTTGACCGATGCAGGTTTTCGATGCTTCAAGCCGCGCGGCGCGTATTACATCATGACCGACATTTCGAATTTTGGGTTCCCGAACGATGTCGAATTCGCCCGTTATCTGGTGAAGGAAATCGGCGTCGCGGCCGTGCCCGGTTCGAGTTTCTACCACGATCCCGCCGACGGCGCGCAACAGCTCCGCTTCACATTCTGCAAAAAAGAATTCACTCTCGCCGAGGCCGAGAAGCGCTTGGAGAAACTCCCCCTTAAGAACAGCAGTGGTCGCACTCCAAAATTTTAG
- a CDS encoding NAD(P)-dependent oxidoreductase, with the protein MSETIGMIGLGNMGFPIAENIQRAGHSLKVYNRTASKSAALVASGAKSVSTPAEVASKGGIVVTMVSDDAALEALCTGSDSFVSRLGAGGVHISMSTIAPATARMLARQHESMGVAYIAAPVFGRPEAAAARQLAVCVSGPAAARKRVAPILSPLSRSVFEFGEDPGAANVVKLSGNFLLAALIEALAEAFTLAEKNGIDRTRAFEMLVPTLFPCPVYESYGKRIAEHSYEPAGFRLALGLKDIHLVLRTAAESQTPMPTASLLRDRWLSAMAKKRENLDWAAAALGASEDAGIAAGS; encoded by the coding sequence ATGAGTGAAACCATCGGAATGATCGGCCTCGGCAACATGGGATTCCCCATTGCAGAAAATATTCAGCGCGCGGGACATTCGCTGAAGGTCTACAACCGCACCGCGTCCAAGTCTGCCGCGCTCGTTGCCAGCGGCGCGAAATCCGTTTCGACTCCGGCCGAAGTGGCATCGAAAGGCGGCATCGTTGTGACCATGGTTTCCGATGATGCTGCGCTGGAGGCTCTTTGCACTGGCTCCGACTCTTTCGTCTCCAGATTGGGCGCCGGCGGAGTCCACATCTCCATGAGTACGATTGCTCCGGCGACCGCGCGAATGCTCGCTCGGCAGCACGAAAGCATGGGCGTCGCGTACATTGCTGCGCCGGTTTTCGGGCGGCCGGAAGCAGCAGCGGCACGCCAGCTTGCCGTTTGCGTATCTGGCCCGGCCGCGGCGAGAAAGAGAGTCGCGCCGATTCTGTCTCCTCTCAGCCGGAGCGTTTTCGAGTTCGGTGAAGACCCTGGCGCAGCGAATGTGGTGAAATTGTCCGGAAATTTTCTGCTCGCCGCTCTGATTGAGGCGCTGGCGGAAGCGTTCACGCTGGCTGAAAAAAATGGGATAGATCGCACTCGCGCGTTCGAAATGCTGGTCCCGACGTTGTTTCCCTGCCCGGTTTACGAAAGCTATGGCAAGCGCATCGCTGAACATTCTTATGAGCCAGCGGGATTTCGCCTTGCGCTTGGCTTGAAGGACATCCATCTCGTTCTGCGAACTGCGGCGGAATCCCAAACGCCGATGCCGACGGCAAGCCTGCTGCGTGACCGCTGGCTCTCCGCGATGGCCAAGAAACGCGAGAATCTGGACTGGGCCGCCGCCGCGCTGGGAGCCTCGGAAGATGCAGGGATCGCAGCTGGCTCCTAG
- a CDS encoding MBL fold metallo-hydrolase, translating to MAKVTFLGAVGAVTGSKYLVEAGGKRLLVDCGLFQGSRELKQRNWDALPIPPASIDWAVLTHAHIDHTGYLPRLVREGFRGPIYANAATRELCELMLTDSAHLQEEDAAYAMKKGYSRHKPALPLYTVNDAQQALTRFQEIPRKDTFTISPQFTVKPSDAGHILGSSSLQITITENGKSSVVVFSGDVGRYNQPILNDPQPIAKADYILCESTYGDRDHPTASPYDAIADIVNRVVKRGGLIVIPSFAVGRTQTLMYIFRQLEEQQRIPRLPTFVDSPMAISVTDLYVRHTEDHSLQFVQLEHTGNHDPLNTHEVHMTRTVQDSKKINSMNSPCIIISASGMCTGGRILHHLAQRLPDARNVVILAGYQAEGTLGRQLLEGAKFARIHGEQIPVRAEIQEVSQFSAHGDRGELVRWLSGFAAPPRQLFLVHGEPAAAQSFRGTVQEKLHWPVTIPGQGDSFDPLA from the coding sequence ATGGCCAAAGTCACTTTTCTCGGTGCGGTTGGAGCTGTCACGGGATCAAAATATCTTGTCGAGGCGGGCGGAAAGCGGCTGCTCGTCGATTGCGGACTCTTCCAGGGTTCCCGGGAATTGAAACAGCGCAATTGGGACGCGCTGCCGATCCCTCCGGCAAGCATCGATTGGGCCGTTCTCACGCACGCACACATTGACCACACCGGCTATCTGCCGCGACTGGTTCGCGAAGGCTTTCGCGGACCGATTTATGCGAATGCCGCTACACGCGAACTCTGCGAGCTTATGCTTACGGATTCCGCACACTTGCAGGAAGAAGACGCAGCGTATGCAATGAAAAAAGGATATTCGCGGCATAAACCGGCGCTGCCGCTGTATACCGTCAACGACGCGCAGCAGGCGCTGACGCGTTTTCAGGAGATTCCGCGCAAGGACACTTTCACGATTAGTCCCCAATTCACGGTAAAGCCTTCCGACGCGGGACACATTCTCGGCTCATCGTCACTTCAGATCACGATTACAGAAAACGGGAAATCGTCCGTGGTGGTTTTTTCCGGCGACGTCGGCCGTTACAATCAACCCATCCTCAATGATCCGCAGCCAATCGCCAAAGCGGATTACATCCTCTGCGAATCGACTTACGGCGACCGAGATCATCCGACGGCTTCTCCGTATGATGCGATCGCCGACATTGTTAACCGCGTGGTGAAACGGGGCGGCCTGATCGTAATCCCGTCGTTCGCCGTGGGCCGGACGCAAACGCTCATGTATATTTTCCGGCAATTGGAAGAGCAGCAGCGAATTCCACGACTGCCCACGTTCGTTGATAGTCCGATGGCGATCAGCGTGACGGACCTATACGTTCGGCATACGGAAGACCATAGTTTGCAATTCGTGCAACTGGAACACACGGGAAATCATGACCCACTGAATACGCACGAAGTTCACATGACTCGAACCGTTCAGGATTCTAAAAAGATCAACAGCATGAATTCGCCGTGCATCATTATTTCCGCCAGCGGCATGTGCACCGGCGGGCGCATCCTGCACCATCTGGCGCAAAGATTGCCGGATGCGCGCAACGTCGTGATTCTCGCAGGTTATCAGGCGGAAGGCACGCTCGGACGCCAGTTGCTGGAAGGCGCGAAATTTGCGCGCATTCATGGCGAACAAATTCCCGTTCGCGCCGAGATTCAGGAAGTAAGCCAATTTTCGGCGCATGGTGACCGCGGCGAGCTGGTCCGATGGCTTTCCGGCTTCGCTGCGCCGCCAAGGCAGCTATTTCTTGTGCACGGCGAACCCGCAGCGGCGCAATCGTTTCGCGGTACGGTCCAGGAAAAACTTCACTGGCCGGTCACGATTCCGGGCCAAGGTGACTCTTTCGATCCGCTGGCCTGA
- a CDS encoding YdeI/OmpD-associated family protein has product MANRIERSANAPRKDKNAARASAAGAFKVISFKSAKVWEAWLAENHAASVGVWLRFFKKSSGVGSITHDEALDEALCYGWIDGQIQKHDDKSWLQKFTPRRARSIWSKRNIEHVARLTNAKKMKPAGLRQVEAAKADGRWEMAYDSPSNMQVPKDFLERLAENKKAETFFKSLTRANTYAIGWRLQTAKKPETREKRIKAILQMLAKGQKFHP; this is encoded by the coding sequence ATGGCAAATCGCATAGAGCGTTCAGCGAATGCGCCACGAAAAGACAAAAACGCCGCGCGCGCATCCGCTGCGGGCGCATTCAAAGTAATTTCATTCAAGTCGGCGAAGGTTTGGGAAGCGTGGCTCGCGGAAAATCACGCAGCTTCCGTGGGAGTCTGGCTGCGCTTCTTCAAAAAAAGCTCGGGAGTCGGTTCCATCACGCATGACGAGGCTCTGGATGAAGCGCTGTGCTACGGCTGGATCGATGGGCAAATCCAAAAACACGATGACAAGTCGTGGCTGCAGAAGTTCACACCGCGGCGCGCAAGGAGTATCTGGTCAAAGCGAAATATCGAACACGTCGCGCGGCTGACTAACGCAAAAAAGATGAAGCCGGCGGGACTGCGGCAGGTGGAGGCCGCGAAAGCCGATGGCCGATGGGAGATGGCCTACGACTCGCCGAGCAATATGCAAGTTCCGAAAGATTTTCTCGAACGGCTCGCCGAAAACAAAAAAGCAGAGACTTTTTTCAAGTCATTAACGAGAGCGAACACATACGCAATTGGATGGCGCCTGCAAACAGCGAAGAAGCCGGAAACGCGCGAGAAGCGCATAAAGGCCATCCTACAGATGCTGGCAAAAGGCCAGAAATTTCATCCCTGA
- a CDS encoding GerMN domain-containing protein: MRRITLILIALAAAVLVGLVYFRTLHQRAARLQHTQATEEQERREVIAPPISTPTDVKSNAQLFWVSTTQPDQLAPVTVQLPLSADPVERAKQLIEELIANPPSPAQRTLPTGATLLNFYILPDGTAVADFSDEMASEMPSGILSEWMAVSSLAQTLGANVPSITRLKILIHGQGAETLAGHIDLSGFFEVRPAIMTPAAPSNPPSPAPSVNPPAKSGAPQKPKSLL; this comes from the coding sequence ATGCGGCGCATTACGCTGATTCTGATCGCGCTCGCAGCCGCTGTGCTGGTCGGATTGGTTTACTTTCGAACGCTGCACCAACGTGCGGCGCGTTTGCAACACACACAGGCCACGGAAGAGCAGGAGCGGCGCGAGGTGATTGCGCCGCCGATCTCGACGCCGACGGACGTAAAGTCGAACGCTCAGTTGTTTTGGGTTTCCACGACGCAGCCGGATCAGCTCGCGCCCGTGACTGTGCAATTGCCGCTATCGGCTGATCCCGTCGAACGCGCCAAGCAATTGATCGAGGAACTCATCGCAAATCCGCCGTCGCCCGCGCAACGAACTCTGCCCACGGGAGCGACACTCCTCAATTTTTACATTTTGCCGGACGGCACTGCTGTGGCGGATTTTTCCGATGAGATGGCGTCAGAAATGCCTTCGGGAATTCTGAGCGAATGGATGGCGGTCAGTTCGCTGGCACAAACGCTGGGCGCAAACGTACCATCGATCACGCGTCTGAAAATTCTCATCCATGGGCAAGGAGCGGAGACGCTCGCCGGACACATCGACCTATCGGGTTTTTTCGAAGTGCGTCCGGCCATTATGACTCCGGCTGCGCCTTCGAATCCTCCGAGTCCGGCTCCCTCCGTGAATCCGCCAGCGAAGTCTGGAGCGCCACAGAAGCCAAAAAGTTTGTTATGA
- a CDS encoding N-acetylmuramoyl-L-alanine amidase: MAHTSNAQQPAQQSQPQQNPTQQAVTPPQANESLRTVVLDAAHGGTDSGARGPGGVAEKDIVLELAQAIASSLRAQGFQVVMTRESDADPAFDDRAQTANAQTDAIFISLHVGSSGPPGSLRTYTYLFPSPNVGASDVQGNAAQTAAQMSAASGFLLWREAQKPYLTQSGKLGDLIQVELADKFKGSPNVSRGAPVYQLRSIAEPAVALEISNIAMDRAKLEALIPDLASGITRAVMAYKTIYPPGGK, encoded by the coding sequence TTGGCTCACACCTCTAACGCGCAACAGCCAGCGCAGCAAAGTCAGCCACAACAAAATCCGACCCAGCAGGCCGTTACGCCGCCGCAAGCGAACGAATCCTTGCGGACCGTTGTGCTCGACGCAGCGCATGGCGGCACGGATTCCGGCGCGCGCGGTCCAGGCGGCGTGGCGGAAAAAGACATCGTTCTCGAACTCGCGCAGGCAATAGCAAGCTCGCTTCGTGCGCAGGGATTTCAAGTCGTGATGACGCGCGAAAGCGACGCGGATCCGGCATTCGATGATCGCGCACAAACAGCGAATGCGCAGACGGACGCCATTTTTATCAGCCTGCACGTGGGTTCTTCCGGGCCGCCAGGAAGTCTGCGGACGTACACGTATTTGTTTCCGTCGCCGAACGTGGGAGCGAGCGACGTACAAGGGAATGCAGCTCAAACCGCCGCGCAGATGAGCGCAGCCTCGGGATTTCTATTGTGGCGCGAAGCTCAGAAACCTTATCTGACGCAGAGCGGGAAGCTTGGCGATTTGATTCAAGTCGAGCTCGCGGACAAATTCAAGGGATCGCCGAATGTTTCGCGGGGCGCACCGGTATATCAATTGCGCTCCATCGCTGAACCGGCTGTAGCACTCGAAATTTCCAACATAGCTATGGATCGCGCAAAACTGGAAGCGTTGATTCCCGATCTGGCCAGCGGAATCACACGCGCTGTGATGGCGTACAAAACGATTTATCCACCGGGTGGAAAATGA
- a CDS encoding GNAT family protein, protein MAEAPVKDVTKEMMIAPATLEGRHVRLEPLSRAHHAALAAIGLDEELWRWIPDPVRTPQEMAAYVEVALADQARGVSLPFAIIEKKSGQVIGSTRYASIERMHRRVEIGWTWVARQWQRTAVNTECKYLLLRHAFEVLGCMRVELKTDSLNEKSRNAILRIGARQEGIFRNHMITASGRIRHSIYFSIIDSEWPEIKSRLEEKLKV, encoded by the coding sequence ATGGCTGAAGCCCCAGTGAAAGACGTGACGAAAGAAATGATGATTGCTCCTGCGACGCTCGAAGGACGGCACGTCCGGCTGGAACCTCTTTCGCGTGCGCATCATGCCGCGCTCGCTGCCATTGGCCTCGACGAAGAATTGTGGCGATGGATTCCCGATCCTGTCCGCACGCCGCAAGAGATGGCGGCATACGTCGAGGTCGCCCTTGCCGACCAGGCGCGTGGCGTTTCGCTGCCATTCGCAATCATCGAAAAAAAATCGGGTCAGGTGATTGGCTCGACGCGTTACGCCAGCATCGAGCGAATGCATCGCCGCGTCGAGATTGGCTGGACGTGGGTTGCAAGGCAGTGGCAGCGCACAGCGGTGAATACGGAGTGCAAATACTTGTTGCTGCGCCACGCGTTTGAAGTCCTTGGATGCATGCGCGTGGAGTTGAAAACGGATTCGCTGAATGAAAAATCACGCAACGCGATTTTGCGCATCGGCGCGAGGCAAGAGGGCATCTTTCGCAATCACATGATTACTGCCAGCGGCAGAATTCGCCACTCGATTTATTTCAGCATCATCGATTCAGAATGGCCGGAAATAAAATCCCGCCTCGAAGAAAAACTGAAAGTCTGA
- the rph gene encoding ribonuclease PH translates to MRPDGRAASELRSIKLTPDFVSTAEGSVLIEAGRTRVVATATIEDGVPQFLRGQEKGWVTSEYGMLPRATDKRTPREAARGKQSGRTQEIQRLIGRALRAVTDLEALGERTVWIDCDVIEADGGTRTTSISGAFVALALAFERMKAAGILPVIPLVDSVAAVSVGIVKDELLLDLAYEEDSRAQVDMNVVMTGTGRLVEVQATAEGRPFTDGEMQSLLRLATAGIRDLTKVQRDLLHMDFRAHAR, encoded by the coding sequence TTGCGACCCGACGGACGCGCAGCAAGCGAATTGCGGTCGATTAAACTGACGCCGGACTTCGTCTCGACGGCCGAAGGAAGCGTGTTGATTGAGGCGGGGCGCACGCGCGTCGTGGCCACGGCGACGATTGAAGACGGCGTGCCACAATTTTTGCGCGGCCAGGAAAAAGGCTGGGTGACCAGCGAATACGGAATGCTGCCGCGCGCGACAGATAAGCGCACTCCTCGGGAAGCCGCTCGCGGGAAACAATCGGGACGAACGCAAGAAATTCAGCGATTGATCGGGAGAGCTTTGCGCGCCGTGACCGACCTTGAGGCGCTGGGTGAGCGCACGGTATGGATCGACTGCGATGTGATTGAGGCCGACGGCGGGACGCGAACGACGTCCATTTCTGGCGCATTTGTGGCTCTGGCTCTGGCGTTCGAGCGCATGAAGGCGGCAGGAATTCTGCCGGTCATCCCGCTCGTGGATTCCGTGGCCGCTGTCAGCGTGGGAATCGTAAAAGATGAATTGCTTCTTGACCTCGCGTACGAAGAAGATTCGCGCGCCCAGGTGGACATGAACGTGGTGATGACCGGCACGGGCCGGCTTGTCGAAGTGCAGGCGACAGCGGAGGGCCGTCCTTTCACAGATGGCGAGATGCAGTCGTTATTGCGTCTCGCAACGGCAGGAATACGCGATC
- a CDS encoding PilZ domain-containing protein, whose product MDIEHRREPRHPFFASVELLESAQETRINARTGDLSLHGCYVDTMNPFPGGANVRITITHMDAKFTAVGTVAHSKPNIGMGISFTQIEPDQKAILMKWLSQVHGD is encoded by the coding sequence ATGGACATCGAACACAGGCGCGAGCCGCGCCATCCTTTCTTCGCCTCGGTCGAGCTCCTCGAATCGGCTCAGGAAACGCGTATAAACGCCCGAACCGGCGATTTAAGCCTCCATGGCTGCTATGTCGACACCATGAATCCATTCCCCGGCGGGGCGAACGTGCGTATCACGATCACCCACATGGACGCAAAGTTCACCGCCGTCGGCACGGTTGCCCATTCCAAACCGAACATCGGAATGGGAATATCATTCACACAGATCGAACCAGATCAAAAAGCGATCCTGATGAAGTGGCTCTCTCAAGTCCATGGCGACTGA
- a CDS encoding PEP-CTERM sorting domain-containing protein: MNISIKKMLYPVFGCCLLLLAAGAAQAQSAVCPNVGSDSGLGPLYCGAEINVTSASGGVATAFSVTLTGNPAYDGIEDTSIGVTNNTGATLNSMTLTSTGIAFGFDGDGICTYTGASYCSGTTYGYEGPNMTFAFSSGNLVVTFTGGLGIGATTYFSLEGPPSGLTGPGGIGGTPEPSTLVLLGTGIVGFFLLRRNS; this comes from the coding sequence ATGAACATTTCAATTAAGAAGATGCTTTACCCTGTCTTCGGCTGCTGCCTCTTGCTTCTGGCGGCAGGCGCGGCGCAGGCGCAGAGCGCAGTGTGCCCCAACGTCGGATCTGACTCCGGTTTAGGGCCTCTGTATTGCGGAGCAGAAATCAATGTGACGTCGGCGAGCGGTGGAGTGGCCACAGCCTTCAGCGTTACACTGACCGGCAATCCGGCTTACGACGGCATCGAGGATACGTCCATCGGTGTTACAAACAACACTGGCGCAACGTTGAATTCGATGACGCTGACGAGCACGGGCATTGCCTTTGGCTTTGACGGCGATGGCATTTGCACGTACACGGGCGCTTCGTATTGTTCGGGCACGACGTACGGTTACGAAGGGCCAAACATGACGTTCGCCTTCAGCAGTGGCAACTTGGTCGTCACCTTCACGGGTGGCTTGGGCATCGGAGCGACCACTTACTTCTCGCTTGAAGGTCCTCCGAGCGGTTTGACAGGCCCGGGCGGCATTGGTGGAACTCCAGAGCCGTCAACGCTCGTCCTTCTTGGCACCGGCATTGTGGGATTCTTTCTGCTTCGCCGTAACAGCTAA
- a CDS encoding transglycosylase SLT domain-containing protein, which yields MRFVALCACFLFLLAPRALCAQAANAKPAAKPAAKQAGTKKPAASPQAAKPSRFGTEARQLSLLSRELKNEKEPGSAYRTLAAFATAHAKEELGARAALELGGFDYNGGRYEDARKWLDIAKRETLLGDYVLFWSAQVDRNLNNNAAALDQLETLRQEYPQSVIGDLGLQALAETAISLTEPQKALDALATAKDINTNPDLLFLRGQAHEQAGDKIAAAGDYLTVYDHYPLSASAEEAGQKAVFLASELGSAYPKPMTADMLERADILFQAHRWQDAEEAYGSVLSADGPDDEQAQVRAADCKVQLGADPSALASIQLQEPNTEAERDYYLLQAYWTLQDDTGIANALAKAQSAAPTSPWAERALFSAGNYYWVKLNRDKAATYYQQVVDKFPASDDAINAQWRVAWAAYMGHRDGADVLIQKFLRDHPQSSYTPDALYWLGRLAQQAKQNADARSYFEKLCQRFPNNYFAAHAQAQLHALGKGQEAWLPVLDGIRPLSPVSPVSTQEPAGAFARVQRATALETIADDDDALLELHAAYSATHAAPLQFAIARAATNAEHYGGAIVALRTIYPSLESRPLAEEPHEAWMLYFPLPYASQIRSDSRRARLDPMIVAGLIHQESAFEKDAHSTANAYGLMQLIPPTAKIYAHNLRVRYSEERLFDPAYNLRLGTIYLSDLLKSFRSVEAALAAYNAGEDRVTLWQTGQTYSELPEFVESIPFTQTREYVEIVTRNATFYHQLYGGKQ from the coding sequence ATGAGATTCGTTGCCCTGTGCGCGTGCTTTTTGTTCTTGCTCGCGCCGCGGGCGCTTTGCGCGCAAGCGGCCAATGCGAAGCCGGCTGCAAAGCCAGCCGCAAAACAAGCTGGAACGAAAAAGCCTGCCGCTAGCCCTCAAGCCGCGAAGCCATCGCGCTTCGGCACGGAGGCCAGGCAACTGTCATTGCTGTCGCGCGAGCTAAAGAACGAAAAAGAGCCCGGCTCGGCGTATCGCACGCTCGCCGCATTTGCCACAGCGCACGCCAAGGAAGAACTGGGAGCGCGGGCAGCGCTCGAGCTCGGCGGCTTCGATTACAACGGCGGGCGATACGAAGACGCGCGGAAATGGCTGGATATTGCCAAGCGGGAGACGCTGCTCGGCGATTATGTTTTGTTCTGGAGCGCGCAGGTGGACCGCAATCTGAATAACAACGCCGCCGCGCTCGATCAGCTCGAGACCTTGCGCCAAGAGTATCCGCAGAGCGTGATTGGCGACCTTGGTCTTCAGGCGCTGGCGGAAACTGCCATCTCTTTGACCGAACCGCAAAAAGCGCTCGACGCGCTGGCAACCGCGAAAGACATCAACACAAACCCCGATTTACTCTTTCTTCGCGGACAAGCGCACGAGCAAGCCGGTGACAAAATCGCTGCGGCAGGCGACTACCTCACGGTTTACGACCACTATCCATTGAGCGCGAGCGCGGAGGAGGCAGGTCAGAAAGCCGTTTTCCTCGCGAGCGAATTGGGCAGCGCATATCCGAAGCCGATGACCGCCGACATGCTCGAGCGCGCGGACATACTCTTCCAGGCGCATCGCTGGCAGGATGCGGAAGAGGCTTATGGCAGCGTCTTGTCTGCTGACGGACCCGATGATGAGCAGGCTCAAGTGCGCGCCGCGGACTGCAAGGTGCAGTTGGGAGCCGACCCGTCAGCGCTCGCCTCGATTCAGTTGCAGGAGCCGAATACCGAAGCTGAGCGGGATTATTACCTTTTGCAGGCCTATTGGACTTTGCAGGACGATACAGGAATAGCGAATGCCCTCGCCAAGGCGCAGTCCGCCGCGCCAACCAGTCCATGGGCGGAACGAGCGCTCTTTTCTGCCGGAAATTATTACTGGGTCAAACTCAATCGCGATAAAGCAGCCACGTATTACCAGCAAGTCGTCGATAAATTCCCGGCCAGCGATGACGCCATCAATGCGCAGTGGCGCGTGGCTTGGGCCGCATACATGGGTCATCGTGACGGTGCCGATGTGCTCATCCAAAAATTCCTGCGCGACCACCCGCAGTCGAGTTATACGCCCGATGCTCTTTATTGGCTGGGACGCCTGGCGCAGCAGGCAAAACAGAACGCCGACGCGCGGTCGTATTTCGAAAAATTGTGCCAGCGGTTCCCGAACAATTATTTCGCCGCGCATGCGCAGGCCCAGCTTCATGCGCTCGGCAAGGGTCAGGAAGCCTGGCTGCCAGTCCTCGACGGGATTCGGCCTCTATCGCCAGTATCGCCCGTAAGTACACAGGAGCCAGCCGGCGCTTTCGCGCGGGTGCAACGCGCCACTGCTCTCGAGACGATCGCAGACGACGATGATGCCTTGCTTGAGCTGCACGCGGCTTATAGTGCAACGCACGCAGCGCCGCTGCAGTTCGCCATCGCACGCGCCGCCACCAACGCGGAACATTACGGTGGAGCGATCGTCGCTCTGCGGACAATCTATCCATCTCTCGAATCGCGGCCGCTGGCAGAGGAGCCGCACGAAGCGTGGATGCTTTATTTCCCTTTGCCATACGCGTCGCAGATCCGCAGCGATTCGCGGCGCGCGCGCCTCGATCCCATGATTGTTGCGGGGCTGATTCACCAGGAATCCGCGTTTGAAAAAGATGCGCACTCAACCGCAAATGCATACGGCTTGATGCAGTTGATTCCTCCGACGGCAAAGATTTATGCGCATAACCTCCGCGTGCGCTACTCGGAGGAGCGTTTGTTCGATCCGGCCTATAATCTGCGCCTGGGGACCATCTACCTGAGCGACCTTCTGAAAAGTTTTCGCAGCGTGGAAGCGGCTCTGGCGGCGTACAATGCCGGAGAAGATCGCGTGACGCTGTGGCAGACGGGGCAAACATATTCCGAGCTGCCGGAATTTGTGGAATCGATTCCGTTCACGCAAACGCGAGAATATGTGGAAATCGTGACGCGCAACGCGACCTTCTATCACCAGTTGTACGGAGGCAAGCAATGA
- a CDS encoding thioesterase family protein: METLTYKGVVHPWHCDHMGHMNVMWYTGKFDEATWNLFAELGITPSYMREQHRGMAGVQQNTTYKEELFAGDVVEVRSRVLEVREKVIRFVHEMRNIEKNTVAATSELTAVHLDRRTHKSCPFPPAIRAAAEARLQRESRARK, encoded by the coding sequence ATGGAGACACTCACATACAAAGGCGTGGTGCATCCGTGGCACTGCGATCACATGGGACACATGAACGTGATGTGGTACACGGGAAAATTCGACGAAGCGACGTGGAATTTATTCGCCGAGCTCGGAATCACGCCGTCATATATGCGCGAGCAACACCGTGGCATGGCCGGCGTGCAGCAAAACACAACCTACAAAGAAGAACTGTTCGCGGGTGACGTAGTCGAAGTCAGATCGCGCGTACTCGAGGTGCGCGAAAAAGTGATTCGCTTTGTGCATGAGATGCGCAACATCGAAAAAAATACGGTGGCAGCCACCAGCGAATTGACTGCCGTGCACCTGGATCGGCGAACGCACAAGTCGTGTCCATTTCCGCCGGCAATTCGCGCTGCGGCAGAAGCGCGATTGCAGCGGGAATCCCGCGCCCGAAAGTGA